Proteins encoded in a region of the Candidatus Acetothermia bacterium genome:
- a CDS encoding Lrp/AsnC ligand binding domain-containing protein: MAVSAYVLIRCRGATEGKVAEIIRHKPHVKRVDTVFGDYDIIAYLEFEELPSSFSVAELNHIVTEEIRKVEGVSSTSTHIVTTKYAERE, encoded by the coding sequence ATGGCAGTCTCAGCGTACGTGTTGATTCGCTGCCGCGGCGCTACCGAGGGGAAGGTGGCGGAGATCATCCGCCATAAGCCCCACGTCAAACGGGTGGACACGGTATTCGGTGACTACGACATCATCGCGTACCTGGAGTTCGAGGAGCTCCCGTCCAGCTTTTCCGTGGCTGAACTCAACCACATCGTCACCGAAGAGATCCGCAAGGTGGAGGGCGTTTCCTCCACCAGCACCCACATCGTGACCACCAAGTACGCGGAGCGCGAATAG
- the gltX gene encoding glutamate--tRNA ligase has product MSDVRVRFAPSPTGYLHVGGARTALFNWLFARHHKGTFILRIEDTDRTRSTDEAIDQIIASMRWLGLDWDEFYRQTDRVEVHRRAAAELLRRGAAYEADGAVWFRVPKDGVTVVEDQLAGQVQFQNQELKDLVILRSDGTPTYNFACVVDDRDMGITHVIRGDEHLNNTPKQLLLYRALGWDPPIFAHIPLILGPDKTKLAKRHGALSVLEYRRRGILPEALVNFLARLGWSHGDQEVFTRDELIAFFDLDAVGTSAAVFDEQKLLWLNHEWLRRVDLPRLAALLAEFVVVGGVATPDAVAALGEARLLRAAELLRDRSRTLVEMARSARFLFPGEVPLPEDDRGFFTPELAPALARLAEVVAAVTDPSPSALEAAVRGALDELGLPLKAVALPMRIAVTGSRVGPGLFDVLALAGPEIVAARLRAAAARCQERTER; this is encoded by the coding sequence ATGAGCGACGTACGCGTACGGTTTGCCCCCAGCCCCACCGGATACCTCCACGTCGGGGGGGCCCGCACCGCCTTGTTCAACTGGTTGTTCGCCCGCCACCACAAGGGGACCTTCATCCTCAGGATCGAGGACACCGACCGCACCCGGTCCACCGACGAAGCCATCGACCAGATCATCGCCTCCATGCGCTGGCTGGGCCTCGACTGGGACGAGTTCTACCGCCAGACGGATCGGGTGGAGGTCCATCGTCGTGCCGCGGCGGAACTCCTGCGTCGGGGCGCCGCCTACGAGGCGGACGGAGCGGTGTGGTTCCGCGTCCCCAAGGACGGCGTGACGGTCGTCGAGGACCAGCTCGCCGGGCAAGTGCAGTTCCAGAATCAGGAACTCAAGGACCTGGTGATCCTCCGGTCCGACGGCACCCCCACCTACAACTTCGCGTGCGTGGTGGATGACCGCGACATGGGCATCACCCACGTCATCCGGGGCGACGAGCACCTCAACAACACGCCCAAGCAGCTCCTCCTCTATCGGGCGTTGGGATGGGACCCCCCGATCTTCGCCCACATCCCTCTCATCCTGGGACCGGACAAGACCAAGCTCGCCAAGCGGCACGGGGCCTTGTCCGTGCTCGAGTACCGACGGCGGGGGATCCTGCCCGAGGCGCTCGTCAACTTCCTTGCCCGCCTGGGCTGGTCCCACGGTGATCAGGAGGTGTTCACCCGCGACGAGCTGATCGCGTTCTTCGACCTCGACGCTGTCGGCACCTCGGCGGCGGTGTTCGACGAGCAGAAGCTCCTTTGGCTCAACCACGAGTGGCTCCGCCGCGTGGATCTGCCCCGCCTGGCCGCCCTCCTTGCGGAGTTCGTGGTCGTGGGGGGGGTGGCCACCCCGGACGCCGTGGCCGCGCTGGGCGAGGCGCGCCTCCTGCGGGCGGCGGAGCTCCTCCGCGACCGGAGCCGGACCCTGGTGGAAATGGCCCGGTCGGCCCGGTTCTTGTTCCCCGGGGAGGTCCCGCTGCCCGAGGACGACCGCGGGTTCTTCACCCCCGAGCTTGCTCCGGCGCTCGCGCGGCTCGCGGAGGTGGTGGCCGCTGTGACCGACCCGTCCCCGTCGGCCCTGGAGGCGGCCGTGCGGGGAGCCCTCGACGAGCTGGGGCTTCCCCTGAAGGCGGTGGCGCTGCCGATGCGGATCGCGGTCACCGGGTCCCGGGTCGGGCCGGGCCTGTTCGACGTCCTGGCCCTGGCCGGCCCGGAGATCGTGGCCGCCCGCCTCCGCGCCGCGGCTGCCCGGTGCCAAGAAAGGACGGAGCGGTGA
- a CDS encoding redoxin domain-containing protein, with protein MRRALLVLSLCGVIPMALAQEIQLEPVSPEALGGWAQAVLAFRLHPTLSRDVNFSGPALAMAQWGDVALGSHRYAMVLGVRSDGEAGLWVDRDRDGRITPEEAVPGLRGNGRVVWKLELLAAPAGGAPYPLTVVWPEGRGYVYLVGGAPRRGELVVDGKRVTFVLVDGDLDGVFGTKDDFYAVDGDGDGVIHGDPDGHERFTLGEAFTVGKTSFGLAQVSPSGSWVLLAPTAYVPPKVPLIPGHPAPDFRFSTFPDGKSLALSEFKGKVVLLDFWATWCGPCMQELPHLKEVYERFRDQGFEIVGVSLDTSERDLRAVLSSQGIRWPLSFEGKSWDNPVAELYRVYQIPTSFLIDRRGVIRFRDPMGDELERAVAELLAEPRAEELPPEAPPVALPEVRGPPKPILEVQVPTEVGVLPGGDTVLAVKLANTSPYLAEELRVRIHGPPEGITAPPLEVGDIPPFGERTADLTLTAAEGVAQGNILITIDILYHYCIGDSCFQMSQAAGTTLAIGVAPTAARRAWSPWWLLLLLGVGVVVGWFLWGRGLSGAGLVLLLVAGAALAAGVFFGQSRQAQLIGAVLCTSCVGIEEVHAELPVLSREARATLAELARPVHLVVFHAPWCRSCPYAISLVEQMAQASPFLEVELVDAEEEPARAEAAGVSRSGRLVVPAILVVETSQVLFGTHHLGARLLALLREAGR; from the coding sequence GTGAGACGAGCGCTTCTCGTGCTCTCGCTGTGCGGCGTTATCCCGATGGCCTTGGCCCAAGAGATCCAATTGGAACCCGTTTCTCCGGAAGCCCTCGGGGGTTGGGCCCAGGCGGTGCTGGCGTTCCGGCTCCACCCCACGTTGTCGCGGGACGTGAACTTTTCCGGGCCGGCCCTGGCGATGGCCCAGTGGGGCGACGTCGCCCTGGGCAGCCACCGGTATGCCATGGTCCTTGGGGTCAGGTCGGACGGAGAGGCCGGCTTGTGGGTGGACAGAGACCGGGACGGACGGATCACCCCCGAGGAGGCGGTCCCCGGCCTCCGGGGCAACGGCCGCGTGGTCTGGAAGCTCGAGCTCCTCGCCGCGCCGGCAGGAGGTGCGCCGTACCCGCTCACGGTGGTGTGGCCGGAGGGGCGGGGCTACGTGTACCTCGTGGGCGGCGCACCCCGACGGGGAGAGCTCGTGGTCGACGGGAAGCGGGTGACGTTCGTGCTGGTGGATGGGGACCTGGACGGGGTGTTCGGCACCAAGGACGACTTCTACGCGGTGGACGGGGACGGGGATGGGGTCATCCACGGCGATCCCGACGGCCACGAGCGGTTTACGCTCGGGGAGGCGTTCACCGTGGGCAAGACGAGCTTCGGCCTGGCCCAGGTGTCCCCGTCCGGGAGCTGGGTTCTCCTCGCGCCCACCGCGTACGTGCCGCCCAAGGTGCCGCTCATCCCCGGCCATCCCGCCCCCGATTTCCGGTTCTCCACGTTCCCGGACGGCAAGTCCCTGGCCCTGTCCGAGTTCAAGGGGAAGGTGGTGCTCTTGGATTTTTGGGCCACCTGGTGCGGGCCGTGCATGCAGGAGCTCCCCCACCTGAAGGAGGTGTACGAGCGGTTCCGGGACCAGGGGTTCGAGATCGTGGGGGTGAGCCTGGACACGAGCGAGCGCGACCTGCGGGCGGTGTTGTCCTCCCAGGGCATCCGCTGGCCCCTGAGCTTCGAGGGGAAGAGCTGGGACAACCCCGTGGCCGAGCTGTACCGGGTGTACCAGATTCCGACCTCGTTCCTCATCGATCGCCGCGGGGTCATCCGATTCCGCGACCCTATGGGGGATGAGCTCGAACGCGCGGTGGCCGAGCTCCTCGCGGAGCCCCGCGCCGAGGAACTCCCCCCTGAGGCGCCGCCGGTGGCCCTGCCGGAGGTGCGGGGACCGCCGAAGCCCATCCTGGAAGTGCAAGTCCCGACCGAGGTCGGCGTCCTCCCCGGGGGCGACACCGTGCTCGCGGTCAAGCTCGCCAACACCTCGCCCTACCTCGCCGAGGAACTACGCGTGCGCATCCATGGCCCGCCGGAGGGGATCACCGCCCCGCCTCTGGAGGTGGGCGACATCCCCCCGTTCGGCGAGCGCACGGCCGACCTCACCCTCACCGCGGCCGAGGGCGTGGCTCAAGGGAATATCCTGATCACGATCGACATCCTTTACCACTACTGCATTGGCGATTCGTGTTTTCAAATGTCCCAGGCAGCGGGGACGACGCTGGCCATAGGGGTGGCGCCGACGGCCGCCCGCCGGGCCTGGAGCCCGTGGTGGCTGCTTTTGCTCCTCGGGGTGGGGGTGGTGGTGGGTTGGTTCCTGTGGGGCCGCGGCCTGTCCGGGGCGGGCCTCGTCCTCCTCCTCGTGGCCGGGGCGGCGCTGGCCGCCGGGGTCTTCTTCGGCCAGTCCCGCCAGGCCCAGCTCATCGGGGCGGTGCTGTGCACGTCCTGCGTGGGGATCGAGGAGGTCCACGCCGAGCTTCCGGTCCTGTCCCGGGAAGCCAGGGCCACCTTGGCCGAGCTCGCCCGGCCCGTGCACCTGGTGGTGTTCCATGCCCCATGGTGCCGGTCCTGCCCCTACGCGATCTCCCTCGTCGAGCAGATGGCCCAGGCGAGCCCCTTCCTGGAGGTAGAGCTGGTGGACGCCGAGGAGGAACCGGCCCGGGCCGAGGCGGCGGGCGTGAGCCGCTCCGGGCGCCTGGTGGTCCCGGCCATCCTCGTCGTGGAGACGAGCCAGGTCCTGTTCGGCACCCACCACCTCGGGGCGCGCCTGCTGGCGCTCCTCCGGGAGGCGGGCCGATGA
- a CDS encoding 4Fe-4S binding protein produces MRLRYLRRGTQGLGVLLGVFGVTGIGMTHLLFPGLHCYACPLAITVCPIGLMQNLIIAGTVPFYLVGAVAAYGLALGRGWCGWFCPFGTVNDLLAFRKGRFRRALSPLKFLVLVGTGVAAWNLADTWFCKLCPAASLTASLPYLGLGVAQVNTPFLVHMGTLAGTLVGMALVSRFWCRYLCPMGAVLSVFNRVSLFGLRLRADRCGQCGLCVQACPMGIEPHRDINSPDCIKCGECVPVCKAGALSIGFSLPGVGGRVPLRASGASARADRVPPRQ; encoded by the coding sequence ATGAGGCTCCGCTACCTGCGCCGGGGAACCCAGGGGCTGGGCGTGCTCCTGGGCGTGTTCGGCGTGACCGGGATCGGCATGACCCACCTCCTCTTCCCCGGCCTCCACTGCTACGCCTGTCCGCTGGCGATCACGGTGTGCCCGATCGGCCTCATGCAGAACCTGATCATCGCCGGCACGGTGCCGTTCTACCTGGTGGGGGCGGTGGCCGCGTACGGGCTCGCCCTCGGGCGGGGTTGGTGCGGGTGGTTCTGTCCGTTCGGCACGGTCAACGACCTCCTCGCCTTCCGCAAGGGTCGTTTCCGGCGCGCGCTTTCTCCGCTGAAGTTCCTGGTCCTGGTGGGCACGGGGGTGGCGGCGTGGAACCTCGCGGATACCTGGTTCTGCAAGCTGTGCCCGGCGGCGTCGCTCACGGCGTCGCTGCCGTACCTAGGGCTCGGGGTGGCCCAGGTGAACACGCCGTTCCTCGTGCACATGGGGACCCTGGCCGGTACCCTGGTCGGCATGGCCCTCGTGTCCCGGTTCTGGTGTCGCTACCTGTGCCCGATGGGAGCGGTGCTGTCCGTGTTCAACCGGGTGAGCTTGTTCGGCCTTCGGCTGCGGGCCGATCGCTGCGGGCAGTGTGGACTCTGTGTCCAGGCCTGCCCGATGGGGATCGAACCCCATCGGGACATCAACTCCCCGGACTGCATCAAGTGCGGGGAGTGCGTGCCCGTCTGCAAGGCGGGGGCGCTGTCCATCGGATTCTCCTTGCCTGGGGTGGGAGGACGTGTTCCGCTACGCGCTTCTGGGGCTAGTGCAAGGGCTGACCGAGTTCCTCCCCGTCAGTAG
- a CDS encoding undecaprenyl-diphosphate phosphatase, whose translation MFRYALLGLVQGLTEFLPVSSSGHLVLAQELLGVASPGVALEAAAHLGTLVAVLVYFRGDLWTLATRSLRRGRGERRYLGLLVLGTVPIAVVGVGARGVVERAFSAPALVGWMLIVTAALLAGAGWWGRRTRREQPRAGDAIVVGLAQAAAILPGLSRSGATVAAGLGTGLTPREAVRFSFLLSVPAIAGGGAFALVTTRGLEAMDWGGLAVGAATAFAGGLAAIRFFLAAVRSLRLWPFALYCMAVGVTAILVG comes from the coding sequence GTGTTCCGCTACGCGCTTCTGGGGCTAGTGCAAGGGCTGACCGAGTTCCTCCCCGTCAGTAGCTCCGGGCACCTCGTCCTGGCCCAGGAGCTGCTCGGGGTCGCTTCCCCGGGGGTGGCGCTGGAGGCAGCAGCGCACCTGGGGACCTTGGTTGCGGTGCTGGTCTACTTCCGAGGCGATCTGTGGACGCTCGCCACCCGCAGCCTGCGGCGTGGGCGGGGGGAGCGCCGGTACCTCGGGCTCCTCGTCCTTGGTACCGTGCCCATCGCGGTGGTGGGCGTGGGAGCGCGGGGCGTGGTGGAGCGGGCGTTTTCCGCGCCGGCCTTGGTGGGGTGGATGCTGATCGTCACCGCGGCCCTGCTCGCCGGGGCCGGCTGGTGGGGGCGGCGGACCCGCCGAGAGCAGCCTCGGGCCGGCGATGCGATCGTGGTGGGGCTGGCCCAGGCCGCGGCGATCCTCCCCGGGTTGTCCCGGTCCGGGGCCACCGTGGCCGCCGGCCTCGGGACCGGCTTGACCCCACGGGAAGCGGTGCGGTTTTCCTTTCTCCTGTCCGTCCCCGCCATCGCCGGGGGCGGGGCGTTCGCCCTGGTCACAACCCGCGGGCTTGAGGCCATGGACTGGGGCGGACTCGCTGTGGGGGCGGCGACCGCGTTCGCCGGGGGCCTCGCGGCGATCCGGTTCTTCCTCGCCGCCGTCCGGTCGCTGCGGCTGTGGCCGTTCGCCCTCTACTGCATGGCAGTGGGGGTCACGGCGATCCTCGTCGGTTGA
- a CDS encoding biotin--[acetyl-CoA-carboxylase] ligase, whose amino-acid sequence MTSMWGGDERAGGLGHRPRSPDLLPQVVLPRLRGRFGRPYRYLGVVGSTQDALRQWARAGAPEGAVVLAERQTAGRGRWGRAWVSPGGGLYFSVLLRPVQPLPLLPLAAGVALVDACQLGGLKWPNDLLAPDGRKLAGVLAEAEVQDGGAQAVYLGVGLNVEPDGLPLGAAGLAEFRPVDRAELLAEVLWALEVWTSAPPEAVGHAWRQRNCTLGRWVRVTMGEGAVEGVAVDLAADGALVVQTRAGQRTVRAGDVAHLRHRRT is encoded by the coding sequence ATGACCTCGATGTGGGGGGGCGATGAACGGGCGGGTGGCCTGGGACATCGCCCGCGTTCGCCGGACCTGCTGCCGCAGGTCGTTCTGCCACGTCTCCGAGGTCGGTTCGGCCGCCCCTACCGGTACCTCGGCGTGGTGGGAAGCACCCAGGATGCCCTACGGCAGTGGGCCAGGGCTGGCGCCCCGGAGGGGGCAGTGGTATTGGCGGAGCGACAGACGGCGGGCCGGGGGCGATGGGGACGGGCATGGGTCAGTCCCGGAGGCGGGCTGTACTTCTCCGTCCTTCTGAGGCCCGTGCAGCCGCTTCCCCTCCTCCCGCTCGCGGCCGGGGTGGCGCTGGTCGATGCGTGCCAACTGGGTGGCCTCAAGTGGCCCAACGACCTCCTCGCCCCGGACGGCCGCAAGCTCGCCGGCGTGCTCGCGGAGGCCGAGGTCCAGGACGGCGGAGCCCAGGCGGTCTATCTCGGGGTCGGACTCAATGTGGAGCCGGACGGCCTCCCCCTGGGGGCGGCCGGGCTCGCTGAATTCCGTCCGGTGGACCGAGCCGAGCTCCTCGCCGAGGTCTTGTGGGCCCTGGAGGTGTGGACGAGCGCGCCTCCCGAGGCGGTGGGCCACGCGTGGCGACAGCGCAATTGCACCCTGGGGCGATGGGTGCGGGTGACCATGGGCGAGGGGGCGGTGGAGGGGGTGGCCGTGGACCTCGCGGCGGACGGGGCGCTGGTCGTGCAAACGCGGGCTGGGCAGCGCACGGTGCGCGCCGGCGACGTGGCCCATCTTCGTCACCGCCGGACCTAG
- a CDS encoding VTT domain-containing protein, with translation MGPEDVALALFLAFLYAVGTAVVLPSPTEAVLAAAKAAPAWAVIAVATLGRMAGSYLVFFLGDRLKRLPRVEVWRRETRWGQWWLAIGERWVNRFGVPALFLLLLIPGFPDTVAMYLLSAIGRRPLAFALAASGASAVRLALVQAGIWLATRS, from the coding sequence GTGGGGCCTGAGGACGTGGCCCTCGCCCTGTTCCTTGCCTTTCTGTACGCAGTTGGAACGGCCGTGGTCTTGCCCAGCCCTACCGAGGCCGTGCTCGCCGCAGCGAAGGCGGCCCCGGCATGGGCGGTGATCGCGGTGGCCACCTTGGGCAGGATGGCCGGGAGTTACCTCGTGTTCTTCCTCGGGGACCGGTTGAAGCGGCTGCCGCGGGTGGAGGTGTGGCGGCGGGAGACCCGGTGGGGCCAGTGGTGGCTGGCGATCGGGGAACGGTGGGTGAACCGGTTCGGCGTCCCGGCCCTGTTCCTCCTGCTCCTCATCCCCGGGTTCCCCGATACCGTGGCGATGTACCTCCTGTCCGCGATCGGCCGGAGGCCGCTCGCGTTCGCCCTTGCCGCCTCCGGCGCGTCCGCAGTCCGCCTGGCGTTGGTCCAGGCCGGGATCTGGCTGGCGACGCGCAGCTAG
- a CDS encoding Fpg/Nei family DNA glycosylase: MPELPDLEVLRDNLTPRIVGRTVRGVEVYRTGLVRTGPDSIAVEGRTFSQIGRRGKHLIFSFHGGPHLIVHLMRWGWLWHGPASYPPSRATILRLALDDGFDLRLIEPGAQPLAAAWVVPDPVTAEPLQKLGVEPLSDAFTWDAFRALFAGKRRLLKKVLTDQHLIAGIGNAYADEVLFVAKLSPVRYAHTLTEGDQERLWRAIPEALRWAIAEIKKRVGDGLFDKEVRDFLYVHGRAGNPCRVCATPVAEILFDDQRTDFCPRCQGVNQPMGGA, translated from the coding sequence TTGCCCGAGCTTCCCGACCTCGAGGTCCTGCGGGATAACCTCACCCCCCGGATCGTCGGCCGCACGGTCCGGGGGGTGGAGGTGTACCGGACCGGCCTCGTCCGCACCGGCCCGGACAGCATAGCGGTGGAGGGGCGGACGTTCTCCCAGATCGGGCGTCGGGGGAAACACCTGATCTTCTCGTTCCACGGCGGCCCCCACCTCATCGTGCACCTCATGCGCTGGGGGTGGCTGTGGCACGGGCCCGCGTCCTACCCACCCAGCCGGGCCACGATCCTCCGCCTTGCCCTGGACGACGGGTTCGACCTGCGGCTGATCGAGCCCGGTGCCCAGCCGCTGGCCGCGGCGTGGGTGGTCCCCGACCCCGTGACCGCCGAGCCGCTGCAGAAGCTCGGGGTGGAGCCGCTGTCGGACGCGTTCACCTGGGACGCGTTCCGGGCCCTGTTCGCCGGAAAGCGTCGTCTCCTGAAGAAGGTCCTCACCGATCAGCACCTCATCGCCGGCATCGGCAATGCCTACGCCGACGAGGTCCTGTTCGTGGCCAAACTCTCCCCGGTCCGTTACGCCCACACCTTGACCGAGGGCGACCAGGAGCGCTTGTGGCGGGCGATCCCGGAGGCCCTGCGCTGGGCGATCGCCGAGATCAAAAAACGGGTTGGGGATGGCCTATTCGACAAGGAGGTGCGGGACTTCCTGTACGTGCACGGTCGGGCGGGGAACCCGTGTCGGGTTTGCGCCACCCCGGTGGCGGAGATCCTGTTCGACGATCAGCGGACGGACTTCTGTCCCCGTTGCCAAGGGGTGAACCAGCCCATGGGTGGGGCCTGA
- a CDS encoding DUF2271 domain-containing protein: MKRALALSMAALAVTGGLALAQCGCPPPAGPCCYTAFWAGEEVHFQLVLPFGMFCCCQERPGIVGWRVETMAGALVYQVAFPEPKDPTSLTMVWDQKDQAGDPVAPGYYKLVVTTVAGEHETYVRIAERPSCCFFWWWPWSRPCGASLCRPYIKVFRAPACPSGCAFTLFLGSGS, translated from the coding sequence ATGAAGAGGGCGCTCGCGTTGTCGATGGCGGCTCTAGCCGTGACCGGCGGACTGGCACTGGCCCAGTGTGGCTGTCCTCCCCCCGCCGGGCCGTGCTGCTACACGGCGTTCTGGGCAGGAGAGGAGGTCCATTTCCAGCTGGTCCTGCCGTTCGGCATGTTCTGTTGCTGCCAGGAGCGGCCGGGGATCGTGGGCTGGCGGGTGGAGACGATGGCCGGGGCGCTCGTGTACCAAGTGGCATTCCCCGAGCCCAAGGATCCTACATCGCTCACGATGGTGTGGGACCAGAAGGACCAGGCCGGGGACCCGGTGGCTCCGGGGTACTACAAGCTGGTCGTGACCACCGTGGCCGGGGAGCACGAGACCTACGTGAGGATCGCGGAGAGGCCGAGTTGTTGTTTCTTCTGGTGGTGGCCGTGGTCCCGACCGTGTGGGGCCTCGTTGTGCCGGCCGTACATCAAGGTGTTCCGGGCCCCGGCTTGCCCCTCCGGCTGTGCGTTCACCCTGTTCCTGGGCTCCGGGAGCTAG
- a CDS encoding D-glycerate dehydrogenase — MAKVVITTSMFPEAVERLRAAGHAVTVHDGPLAPDARRALDADALICPLSDRVDAEFFEAAPTLRVVANLGVGVDNIDLAAATARGILVTNTPDVLTEATADLGWALLLAAARRIVEADQDLRRHGFPGWTFIPPHLGVDVYGRTLGVVGFGRIGQAVARRAKGFAMEVLYFSRTRKPEAEGALGVRHASLDELLRESDFVVLCVPLTRETHHLIGKRELALMKSTAILVNIARGPVVDEEALVRALKAGRLRAAGLDVFEEEPRIHPDLIGMPNVVLTPHIGSATEATRRKMAELAVDGVLDVLAGRRPKHLVNPEAWPGK; from the coding sequence ATGGCCAAGGTTGTGATCACCACCTCTATGTTCCCCGAGGCGGTGGAGCGGCTGCGCGCCGCCGGCCACGCGGTGACGGTCCACGACGGGCCGCTCGCACCCGACGCCCGGCGGGCCCTGGACGCGGACGCCCTCATCTGCCCCCTCTCCGACCGAGTGGATGCGGAGTTCTTTGAGGCCGCGCCCACGCTGCGGGTGGTGGCCAACCTCGGGGTGGGGGTGGACAACATCGACCTCGCCGCCGCCACCGCCCGCGGGATCCTGGTGACGAACACCCCCGACGTGCTCACCGAAGCCACCGCCGATCTCGGATGGGCCCTGCTCCTTGCGGCCGCGCGCCGCATCGTGGAGGCGGACCAGGACCTGCGCCGGCACGGGTTCCCCGGCTGGACGTTCATCCCGCCCCATCTCGGGGTAGACGTGTACGGGCGCACCCTGGGGGTGGTGGGCTTCGGCCGCATCGGCCAAGCCGTGGCCCGCCGGGCCAAGGGCTTCGCCATGGAGGTCCTGTACTTCTCCCGGACCCGCAAGCCGGAAGCGGAGGGAGCCCTGGGCGTTCGCCATGCCTCCCTGGACGAGCTCCTGCGCGAAAGCGACTTCGTGGTCCTGTGCGTCCCGTTGACCCGGGAAACCCACCACCTCATCGGCAAGCGGGAGCTCGCCCTCATGAAGAGCACCGCCATCCTGGTGAACATCGCCCGCGGCCCGGTGGTGGACGAGGAGGCGCTCGTGCGGGCGCTCAAAGCGGGACGGCTCCGCGCGGCGGGGCTGGACGTGTTCGAAGAAGAGCCGCGGATCCATCCCGACCTGATCGGGATGCCGAACGTGGTCCTTACCCCCCACATCGGCTCCGCGACGGAGGCCACCCGACGCAAGATGGCCGAGCTCGCGGTGGACGGAGTGCTGGACGTGCTCGCGGGGCGGCGGCCCAAGCACCTGGTGAACCCGGAGGCGTGGCCGGGGAAGTGA